The following coding sequences lie in one Simkaniaceae bacterium genomic window:
- a CDS encoding chloramphenicol phosphotransferase CPT family protein: MKNSGVQIIYLNGPSSSGKTTLAKELQDSFETLFLLVGIDKIIGWMPEKVNNWTGGDAPLGYSWKKREDPAGNLIHELQSGPYAKEIAKTFQEIVLMLAQKGHPIIIDDISFGKEQVDEWKELLKDFNVIWIGVNAPLEVLEQREKGRGNRMIGSARAQFHKVHVDTTYNLEIDTHHASTAENIQKIQLLISNY, translated from the coding sequence ATGAAAAATAGCGGTGTGCAAATTATTTACTTAAATGGCCCATCAAGCAGTGGAAAGACAACTCTTGCTAAAGAGTTACAAGATTCCTTTGAAACGCTATTTCTACTTGTAGGTATTGATAAGATCATCGGTTGGATGCCCGAAAAAGTAAATAATTGGACAGGAGGTGATGCCCCTCTTGGATACAGCTGGAAAAAGAGAGAAGATCCTGCTGGTAACCTTATTCATGAACTCCAGTCTGGACCTTATGCTAAGGAAATAGCAAAGACATTTCAGGAAATAGTCCTGATGTTAGCTCAAAAAGGTCATCCCATCATTATTGACGATATTTCTTTTGGCAAAGAACAGGTTGATGAGTGGAAGGAGCTCTTAAAAGATTTTAATGTTATATGGATAGGTGTTAATGCTCCTCTTGAGGTCTTAGAGCAGAGAGAGAAAGGGCGTGGAAACAGAATGATTGGATCGGCTAGAGCTCAATTTCACAAAGTACACGTAGACACTACCTATAATTTAGAGATTGATACACATCATGCCTCTACAGCTGAAAATATTCAAAAAATACAGTTGCTAATCAGCAATTATTAG
- a CDS encoding 3'-5' exonuclease translates to MLGLFLDTETNGLNFHKHRILEIACTIVNLRTKETIASFDSVIKQPEFVWQQSDPDSLKVNGFQYDDLDNGLPEDIAAQKIITLFKDCEINRNNSVFICQNPSFDRAFFSQLISADEQEKMHWPYHWLDLASMFWAVYLTQNEKVPSHIGLSKDKIAHFYGLNPEEKPHKAHNGVQHLIECYYAVTSNLKTLHTHRH, encoded by the coding sequence ATGCTGGGATTATTTCTCGATACCGAAACAAACGGACTAAATTTTCATAAACACCGCATCCTCGAGATTGCCTGCACCATCGTCAATCTCCGCACAAAAGAGACTATCGCCTCCTTTGATTCGGTGATTAAACAGCCTGAGTTTGTATGGCAGCAGAGCGATCCGGACAGCCTCAAAGTCAACGGCTTTCAATACGATGATTTAGATAATGGACTGCCCGAAGATATCGCCGCTCAAAAAATAATTACCCTTTTTAAGGACTGTGAAATCAATCGCAATAACTCGGTTTTTATCTGTCAAAACCCCTCTTTTGACCGCGCCTTTTTTTCTCAGCTCATTTCTGCAGATGAGCAAGAAAAAATGCATTGGCCTTACCACTGGCTCGATCTTGCCTCAATGTTTTGGGCTGTTTACCTTACACAAAACGAGAAAGTGCCCTCGCATATCGGCCTGTCCAAAGATAAAATCGCCCATTTCTATGGCCTTAATCCCGAAGAAAAGCCCCATAAAGCTCATAATGGAGTTCAACACCTTATCGAGTGCTATTACGCCGTGACCTCAAACCTAAAAACGCTTCACACACACAGACACTAA
- the nusB gene encoding transcription antitermination factor NusB: MDTLPRPKFREVLFLLLYSYEFTHESDSKLFQFVSEQLKVAMRHIRSAAEDALAIQAKCAEIDLMIEEVSSEYKIERIPKVELTILRLALYEMFFDDAIPGNVAIAEGIRLSKKFGTGECFKFVNAILDAVKNKGHFDSVAIESNQVTPIHGN, from the coding sequence ATGGACACTTTGCCTCGCCCAAAATTCCGTGAAGTTCTTTTTTTACTTCTCTATAGCTATGAATTTACTCACGAGAGTGATTCAAAGCTCTTCCAGTTTGTTTCCGAACAGCTAAAAGTAGCGATGCGCCATATCCGATCTGCGGCTGAAGATGCCCTTGCCATCCAAGCGAAATGTGCTGAAATTGATTTGATGATTGAAGAGGTCTCATCTGAGTATAAAATTGAACGGATTCCCAAAGTAGAGTTGACGATCTTGCGTCTTGCCCTTTATGAGATGTTTTTCGATGATGCAATTCCCGGTAATGTCGCTATTGCAGAAGGAATTCGACTCTCCAAAAAATTTGGAACCGGCGAATGCTTTAAATTTGTCAATGCGATATTAGATGCAGTGAAAAATAAAGGACATTTTGATTCTGTTGCGATAGAATCTAATCAAGTTACCCCAATCCATGGAAATTAA
- the murB gene encoding UDP-N-acetylmuramate dehydrogenase encodes MEIKENVSLAPYTTFKIGGNARFLTHIKSLEDAYEALAFARARAIDFIVLGRGSNSLVLDHGINALVIINKMQHCLIEDNRVSVDSGYHFALLGKKTAQHNLSGLEFASGIPGSVGGAVYMNAGANSRETKDFLTSVRFISAEGDLIDYQPHEMKFAYRTSLFQAMKGLIVHCEFRLNWAEHAKMTERQILNHRLKTQPYKAKTAGCCFCNPPNASAGALIEECGLKGYVIGGARVSTTHANFIENIGGATAQNVLDLIRYIQSIVYKKKQVHLELEVKILG; translated from the coding sequence ATGGAAATTAAAGAAAACGTATCCTTGGCGCCCTATACCACGTTTAAGATTGGTGGGAATGCGCGCTTTTTAACTCATATTAAGTCTTTAGAAGATGCGTATGAAGCTTTAGCGTTTGCACGAGCTCGCGCTATTGATTTTATAGTGCTCGGCAGAGGATCAAATAGTTTAGTCTTAGATCATGGAATCAATGCTCTTGTGATCATTAATAAAATGCAACATTGTCTGATTGAAGATAATAGAGTCAGTGTCGATAGCGGATACCATTTTGCGCTTCTTGGAAAGAAAACAGCCCAACACAATTTAAGCGGGCTTGAGTTTGCTTCAGGCATTCCGGGATCAGTGGGCGGAGCTGTGTATATGAATGCCGGTGCGAATAGTCGAGAGACAAAAGACTTCCTTACAAGCGTTCGTTTTATCTCAGCTGAGGGTGATTTAATTGATTATCAACCCCATGAGATGAAGTTTGCCTATCGTACATCCCTATTTCAAGCAATGAAAGGACTTATTGTGCATTGTGAGTTTAGGTTAAATTGGGCTGAGCATGCAAAAATGACGGAGCGGCAGATTCTTAACCATCGTTTAAAAACACAGCCCTATAAAGCCAAAACTGCCGGGTGCTGTTTTTGTAATCCCCCGAATGCGAGTGCAGGTGCGTTGATTGAAGAGTGTGGTTTGAAAGGATATGTGATTGGGGGGGCAAGAGTTTCAACAACGCATGCTAATTTTATTGAAAATATCGGTGGGGCAACGGCACAAAATGTGCTTGATTTAATCAGGTATATCCAATCCATTGTCTATAAAAAGAAACAAGTTCATTTAGAGTTAGAGGTGAAGATTCTTGGATAA
- a CDS encoding PHP domain-containing protein, with protein MHTHTTCSDGTMTPFELINEAKKIGLQGLSITDHDGVSAYTDELFDYARANGIQLMTGVEFSCRFEEMSIHILGYHFDHLNEAIQDLCKRHVIRRQERNLLILERLRGRGIRIEPEELKQKAAGVIGRPHIAKIMVEKGAVGSIQEAFEEYIGDNKPCYVPGASFFIPETIDMIHQAGGKALIAHPHLIRNKSVVKKLIQLPFDGIEAYYARFPLDQEREWLEIAEKKGWLISGGSDFHGTIKPHNPLGSSWIGLEEFKKL; from the coding sequence ATGCATACACATACAACGTGTTCAGATGGGACAATGACACCTTTTGAACTGATTAATGAAGCAAAAAAAATAGGTCTACAAGGGCTGTCAATTACAGATCATGATGGAGTCAGCGCCTATACGGATGAGTTATTTGATTATGCTCGAGCAAATGGGATACAACTGATGACCGGTGTTGAATTTTCATGCCGCTTTGAAGAGATGTCGATCCATATTTTGGGGTATCATTTTGACCATCTCAATGAGGCAATCCAAGATTTATGTAAGCGCCATGTCATTCGACGTCAAGAGAGAAACCTTCTGATTCTGGAAAGATTAAGGGGGAGAGGGATTCGGATTGAGCCGGAAGAGCTAAAACAAAAAGCTGCCGGGGTGATTGGTCGCCCTCATATTGCAAAAATCATGGTTGAAAAGGGGGCTGTTGGATCAATTCAAGAAGCCTTTGAGGAGTATATTGGAGATAATAAACCTTGTTATGTCCCCGGAGCGTCCTTTTTTATCCCCGAGACGATTGATATGATTCATCAAGCGGGTGGAAAGGCCCTCATTGCTCATCCCCATTTGATTAGAAACAAATCGGTTGTCAAAAAACTGATTCAATTGCCCTTTGATGGGATTGAGGCCTATTATGCCCGTTTTCCTTTGGATCAAGAAAGAGAATGGCTTGAAATAGCTGAAAAAAAAGGGTGGCTTATCTCAGGGGGATCCGATTTTCATGGAACAATCAAGCCCCATAATCCTTTGGGATCTTCATGGATAGGCCTTGAAGAATTTAAGAAGCTATAG